A region of the Drosophila ananassae strain 14024-0371.13 chromosome XL, ASM1763931v2, whole genome shotgun sequence genome:
ATGTGGCAGGTTCTGTTACTGCCCCCACTTACATGCATGTACTCCTGCTCGTGCTTGACACTGGTCAGAGTGCCGGACAGCTCGCGGATCATGTCCTCCAGCTTGGTGTGACCCACCTCCTCCTCGCCGGGGGCGCCGGGAGCACGCTGAGGGGCATCACCCACATCGATCGAAAACATGACCAGCTTGGGGGTCATGCTGCTGCGCTCGTTGTTGAAGCAGACGGTGTAGGTGCCCTTCGAGGGCGCCACGAACGTGTACTTGCCGGAAGACTCCTTTTCGCTCTCGTGCATAACATGATTGTCGGGACCGCTGATTTTGATGTCCACGTCCAGGAAGCCGCCGTCAATCACCTCAAAGGTGACACCTGTAATGGGACAAAGACAGAAGCATTAATCCCCGAACTAGCTCCGGGCAATCGCGCAGCAATCTTACCAAACTTGGTGCCGCCTTCCACATTCTCGAAGAAACACTCTTCGTTGTGGGCATCCACGCTGACAATGAACGCGCTGCCGTTTCTGGCAAGGATCAGCAGGCTGcccagcagaagcagcagcttGGCGAGCATCGGTTGCATCGTGGTTTTGGGTAAACGGCCACTAAAATCGTACAAAAATTACTTAAATTTGGCAGCCACGTAGCTGTCGAGTTGTTTGCCTGTCGGGAGCTGGAGATGAGAGCGCTGGCGGTCTATCGATAATGCCCAGTGCTGCCATCGTGCCTAATTTTTGGCTATAAAAATCTagctttttttattatcgATAGTTGCCAACTTATAGTTGGTAAAATCTTTTAAACATAGTTTTTATAGATATTACTTTAAAACttcttttaaaatatgtattatACCCAAGTTAATGAATACGCCAAtcaaataattcatttatttctTTCTGCTATTAAATTAAACTTGTTATTTGGACTATTTAAGTTCGTTCATGCTGTAGAAggttttttaataactttaaactattaataaactattttttaattaaaaaccaaactaGAAAATGTTTTAATCGTTATTTTTAGCTTAAGACTATAAAAGTGTAAAGTAAATGGAAAGGATTCGAGTTcagttttctttatttcaAGAAATACTTTTCTGCTTCGTTTTATTTCAGTTCTATAAATGCTATTCAAGGGAAAGATTATAGTTAATATGATGGTAAGTccttttttaagaatttgcCTCTGAATATTCACACTTAGAAGTAGTTTGGCGGGATTTTTTCCAACAGAATAAGTTAAACAGTTACAAAAAGCGAAAAACCTATGAAAATATCGAACTGggcatatttaatttataaaaatgtctCCTA
Encoded here:
- the LOC6502115 gene encoding transmembrane emp24 domain-containing protein 2, whose protein sequence is MQPMLAKLLLLLGSLLILARNGSAFIVSVDAHNEECFFENVEGGTKFGVTFEVIDGGFLDVDIKISGPDNHVMHESEKESSGKYTFVAPSKGTYTVCFNNERSSMTPKLVMFSIDVGDAPQRAPGAPGEEEVGHTKLEDMIRELSGTLTSVKHEQEYMHVRDKIHRSVNESTNSRVVLWSTFEALVLVLMTVGQVYYLKRFFEVKRVV